Proteins encoded by one window of Mus musculus strain C57BL/6J chromosome 10, GRCm38.p6 C57BL/6J:
- the Scml4 gene encoding sex comb on midleg-like protein 4 isoform 4 (isoform 4 is encoded by transcript variant 4), whose protein sequence is MQTQRVPGRKRGRPPLHSTRVQMAVHNLYSASAASVPAVTIPKKRGRKPRYKIKSPVLMTPLALSPPRSTPEPDLSSIPQDAATIPSLVVPEALTVCLYINKQADVGPYLERRKLQQLPERLGPERPATVLQQAVQACIDCAHQPRLVFSLVKQGYRGELVSDMAKERPWNNHKVLN, encoded by the exons ATGCAGACACAGAGGGTGCCAGGGAGGAAACGTGGCCGGCCTCCACTTCACTCCACACGGGTGCAGATGGCCGTCCATAACCTCTATTCTGCTTCTGCTGCCTCTGTGCCAGCAGTGACAATCCCAAAGAAGAGAGGACGGAAGCCCAGGTACAAG ATCAAGTCTCCAGTGCTCATGACTCCCTTGGCCCTGTCACCTCCACGGAGTACCCCGGAACCCGATCTCAGCTCCATCCCTCAGGATGCAGCCACCATTCCCAGCCTGGTGGTCCCAGAGGCTCTCACAG TATGCCTCTACATAAACAAACAGGCCGATGTGGGGCCGTACCTGGAGAGGAGGAAGCTACAGCAGCTTCCGGAGCGCCTGGGACCTGAGCGGCCCGCCACCGTCCTGCAGCAGGCGGTGCAAGCATGCATCGATTGTGCGCACCAGCCTCGGCTGGTCTTCTCCCTCGTCAAGCAGGGATACCGAGGCGAGCTGGTGTCAG